In one window of Thermoleophilia bacterium DNA:
- a CDS encoding metallophosphatase family protein has product MLLLVTGGPASIALLSDVHGNRVALEAVLEHLRVNPVDVVFCLGDLVGYGPEPQAVIDIVQQAAIPTVMGNYDEGIGWDKGDCGCYYATPRAREIGRISYGFTAGAVNEKGKAFLRQLPRELYVTLQDMSVHLVHGSPRRINEYLLPDRDDRTYLRLAAAEQAAALVFGHTHLIWSREYGNVLFVNVGSVGKPKDGDPRAAYVVLRAAKHRNRPLAPLEVEVRRVAYDIDAAARATLAAWLPEDLAISLWTGR; this is encoded by the coding sequence ATGCTGCTGCTCGTGACCGGTGGACCAGCATCTATCGCCCTACTTTCTGATGTGCACGGCAACCGTGTAGCTTTGGAGGCCGTGCTTGAACATCTCCGGGTCAATCCCGTAGATGTCGTATTCTGCCTGGGCGACCTTGTCGGATATGGGCCAGAGCCTCAGGCGGTGATCGACATTGTGCAGCAAGCAGCTATTCCTACCGTAATGGGGAACTACGATGAGGGTATAGGCTGGGACAAGGGTGACTGTGGCTGCTACTACGCTACTCCCCGAGCGCGCGAGATAGGTCGCATCTCCTACGGGTTCACCGCTGGCGCAGTCAATGAGAAAGGTAAGGCTTTTCTCCGCCAGCTCCCCAGGGAGCTTTACGTAACATTGCAAGACATGAGTGTCCACCTCGTCCACGGGAGTCCCAGGCGCATCAATGAGTACCTCTTGCCAGATCGTGACGACCGCACCTACCTCCGCTTGGCCGCGGCCGAACAGGCCGCTGCACTGGTTTTTGGGCATACCCACCTGATTTGGAGCCGAGAGTACGGCAATGTCTTGTTTGTAAACGTGGGATCAGTGGGTAAACCGAAAGACGGCGACCCCCGTGCGGCCTATGTAGTGTTGCGAGCTGCCAAGCACAGGAACAGGCCGCTAGCCCCGCTTGAAGTGGAGGTCCGGCGGGTCGCCTATGACATAGACGCAGCGGCAAGAGCAACTCTAGCCGCTTGGCTTCCCGAAGACCTGGCTATATCGCTTTGGACGGGGAGATGA
- a CDS encoding thioredoxin family protein: protein MSKTASRRRKTRVAGGPTSVAAGLKTAAANPTDPRLGRLSAGVLTAAITIVVVLVVAGCGAAGAATNTSDSSGGAAPDPASVLAATGKPKIVDFGSTSCLPCRMMQPELEELAQEYAGAVDVVIVDVNKEPELAAKLGIRVVPTQIFLSPEGKVLGRHEGFLSKEQMVTALEQLGYPVLPAGVTPVPDDAQTSQQSPPTTGK, encoded by the coding sequence ATGTCGAAAACCGCATCTAGGCGACGGAAAACAAGGGTAGCGGGCGGCCCTACGAGCGTGGCGGCTGGCCTTAAGACCGCGGCAGCGAATCCCACAGACCCGCGTCTTGGCCGCCTGAGCGCAGGCGTCCTTACTGCGGCAATCACAATTGTTGTGGTTCTCGTGGTGGCAGGGTGCGGCGCCGCTGGAGCTGCAACAAATACATCAGACAGCTCCGGCGGCGCCGCACCCGACCCCGCCTCTGTGCTTGCCGCCACCGGCAAGCCCAAGATAGTGGACTTTGGATCAACCAGTTGTCTGCCCTGCCGCATGATGCAACCTGAGCTAGAAGAGCTGGCCCAAGAATACGCCGGGGCCGTGGATGTAGTAATTGTGGACGTAAACAAGGAACCTGAGCTTGCGGCTAAGTTGGGTATCAGGGTTGTCCCTACGCAGATTTTCCTAAGTCCTGAAGGCAAAGTGTTGGGCCGTCATGAAGGTTTCTTGTCCAAGGAACAAATGGTGACCGCCCTTGAACAGCTGGGCTATCCTGTGCTTCCCGCGGGCGTGACACCAGTGCCAGACGACGCACAAACAAGTCAGCAGTCTCCACCCACCACCGGCAAGTGA
- a CDS encoding cytochrome c biogenesis protein CcdA: MSELFQALTSAVERATLLAIPAAFLWGVLSLVLSPCHLASVPLVIGYINRGEPTTARRALWTASWFALGTLITIATAGAVALAAGQLLGQTNVWTNILVAVVFVVVGLYLLGVLPLPTGAFSPSVHPRRDALGALLLGLVAGLALGPCTFAYLAPILAVIFNMSGTSGALGAFMLLAFAIGHGTVIVLLGAFAGALSKVLAWNERSRAANVLRKICGVLLLAGAGYLIYRATQL; this comes from the coding sequence GTGAGCGAGCTTTTCCAGGCACTCACCAGCGCAGTTGAGCGAGCCACCCTGCTTGCTATACCAGCCGCCTTTTTGTGGGGGGTGCTCAGCTTGGTGCTAAGCCCCTGCCACCTTGCCAGCGTCCCCCTGGTTATCGGCTACATAAATCGAGGCGAACCAACCACTGCGCGCCGGGCGCTTTGGACTGCTAGTTGGTTTGCTCTGGGGACGCTTATCACCATCGCTACAGCAGGCGCAGTCGCTCTGGCTGCCGGACAATTGCTGGGTCAGACTAACGTGTGGACAAATATCCTGGTGGCGGTGGTATTTGTGGTAGTGGGGCTTTACCTCTTGGGAGTACTGCCACTGCCGACCGGAGCTTTCTCGCCAAGCGTTCATCCCAGACGCGACGCACTCGGGGCCCTGCTCTTGGGCTTGGTGGCTGGCCTAGCCCTTGGCCCCTGCACTTTTGCTTACCTTGCTCCGATTCTTGCGGTCATCTTCAATATGTCTGGCACAAGCGGCGCTCTGGGAGCGTTTATGCTGCTTGCGTTCGCGATTGGTCATGGGACCGTGATCGTGCTTCTCGGAGCTTTTGCCGGCGCGTTGTCCAAAGTACTTGCCTGGAACGAGCGCTCTCGGGCAGCTAACGTACTCCGCAAAATTTGCGGCGTGCTGCTATTGGCAGGCGCCGGCTACCTCATCTATAGGGCAACACAGCTTTAA
- a CDS encoding thioredoxin family protein, with protein MLHVKVLGAGCANCNKLYETVKKAADSLGAEVKLEKVSDYPEMMKYGLLQTPGLVINERLVLSGKVPSVSEMASILTTAMSKDA; from the coding sequence ATGCTGCATGTCAAGGTCCTAGGAGCCGGATGCGCAAACTGCAACAAGCTTTATGAGACAGTCAAAAAGGCGGCTGATTCTCTGGGTGCTGAAGTAAAGCTTGAGAAGGTAAGCGACTACCCGGAGATGATGAAATATGGACTACTGCAGACTCCGGGGCTTGTGATCAACGAGAGGCTCGTGCTCTCCGGCAAGGTGCCCTCAGTGTCAGAAATGGCCTCCATCCTCACCACAGCGATGAGCAAGGACGCTTAG
- a CDS encoding permease has translation MTDGIHPPAAQSTTSAAPQCQCASQARQSVAETPSDKSRLPGARVLGARSVLVRYVALLLFGLAAWVLVYLGLKPFSRWLAFDVLRLSEASRLGSGVQFFVYDTPKVLMLLVLIVFFVGIVRTFFTPQTTRRLLAGKRESVGNILAAGLGVVTPFCSCSAVPLFIGFVTAGVPLGVTFSFLIAAPMVNEVALVLLYGLFGWQVAMLYLATGLFIAMLAGWVIGRLKLEGHVEEWVYQTQVGEAADVKLNWAARLQAAWQAAKDIVKKVWPFIVLGIAIGAVIHGYVPENFMASIMGKSAWWSVPAAVLIGVPMYSNAAGMIPVVQALLGKGAALGTALAFMMAVIALSLPEILILRRVLKPRLIAIFVTVVALGILLVGYVFNAFDWGFTLPQPTSL, from the coding sequence GTGACTGACGGCATACATCCCCCAGCTGCACAATCGACAACTTCCGCGGCGCCGCAATGCCAATGCGCTTCGCAAGCCAGGCAAAGCGTTGCCGAGACTCCCAGCGACAAGAGTCGCCTTCCCGGGGCGCGCGTACTTGGCGCGCGCTCCGTCCTTGTACGGTATGTCGCCCTACTGTTGTTCGGGCTGGCCGCCTGGGTGCTCGTATACCTCGGGCTTAAACCTTTTTCGCGCTGGCTTGCCTTCGATGTCTTGCGCTTAAGCGAAGCCTCTCGCCTCGGCTCCGGAGTACAGTTCTTTGTCTATGACACACCCAAGGTGCTGATGCTCCTGGTACTGATTGTCTTCTTTGTGGGCATTGTGCGCACTTTCTTCACGCCTCAGACGACTAGACGATTGCTCGCTGGAAAACGCGAGTCGGTGGGTAACATCCTCGCCGCTGGACTGGGAGTAGTAACACCTTTCTGCTCTTGCTCCGCCGTGCCCCTATTCATCGGTTTCGTCACCGCCGGAGTGCCCCTGGGAGTGACGTTCTCTTTCTTGATCGCCGCGCCCATGGTTAACGAGGTCGCGTTAGTGCTGCTTTACGGTCTCTTCGGGTGGCAGGTGGCGATGCTCTATCTCGCAACCGGGTTATTCATTGCCATGTTGGCGGGCTGGGTGATCGGTCGGCTTAAACTGGAGGGTCATGTCGAAGAGTGGGTCTACCAAACGCAAGTGGGCGAGGCTGCCGATGTTAAGCTGAACTGGGCAGCTCGACTGCAGGCGGCGTGGCAAGCGGCTAAAGACATCGTCAAGAAGGTCTGGCCCTTTATTGTCCTTGGCATTGCCATAGGAGCTGTAATCCACGGCTACGTGCCGGAGAATTTCATGGCCTCCATTATGGGCAAATCGGCCTGGTGGTCGGTGCCCGCAGCTGTGCTCATCGGTGTGCCCATGTACTCAAACGCAGCCGGGATGATCCCCGTGGTGCAAGCCCTGTTAGGGAAAGGAGCCGCACTGGGCACAGCGCTTGCCTTCATGATGGCGGTAATAGCCTTGTCTCTCCCCGAGATACTGATCCTACGCCGCGTCCTAAAGCCCCGCCTCATCGCTATTTTTGTGACCGTAGTGGCATTGGGGATACTGCTGGTAGGATACGTTTTTAACGCCTTCGACTGGGGGTTTACACTCCCCCAACCAACAAGCCTATAA
- the chrA gene encoding chromate efflux transporter, whose product MAPVSARAVFVNFLRLGLTAFGGPAIVAYIQRWAVVKKQWLTPQSFAEGLAICQTIPGATNMQMAAYVGLRAGALPGAIAAYVGFGLPSFCLMLALAVLYQRGHQAELVVSVLGGLRAVVLGLVAHAALSLGRAFVRSWWELVVVAGAGVAFFLGVHPLYVALAAGAVGLVLPAVSGERSGLSGAAEELQPLSLTRAPFRLLAVLLFLAAVSLFVLYVFQRQLFSLAMAMLRIGLFAFGGAYGAIPLMQHELVDVHKWITSSVLMDGIALGQITPGPVLVTATFVGYVVAGLPGALVGTVAIFFPSFVVLLLVVPYFARVRNSMWLQKAVVAIVWSFVGLIAATAVNLGLQVNWRIWEVILAAGSFAGLCLRLEPAWIVLGGGVISLVIGLLVGGV is encoded by the coding sequence ATGGCGCCAGTCTCTGCGCGGGCGGTTTTTGTCAATTTTTTGCGGTTAGGGCTGACAGCATTCGGCGGGCCGGCCATAGTTGCATACATTCAACGCTGGGCTGTCGTTAAGAAGCAGTGGCTTACGCCCCAGTCTTTTGCTGAAGGACTAGCCATTTGCCAAACCATTCCTGGCGCCACCAACATGCAAATGGCGGCCTATGTGGGGCTGCGGGCTGGAGCGCTGCCTGGAGCAATTGCGGCCTATGTCGGTTTCGGGTTGCCCTCTTTTTGTCTAATGCTCGCGCTTGCCGTTCTCTACCAGCGGGGACACCAGGCTGAGCTCGTGGTTTCCGTCCTTGGGGGGCTGAGAGCGGTTGTTCTTGGGCTGGTGGCTCATGCCGCCCTCAGTCTCGGGCGTGCATTCGTTAGGTCGTGGTGGGAGCTTGTCGTGGTGGCCGGCGCTGGGGTTGCTTTTTTCCTGGGCGTGCATCCCCTTTATGTGGCGTTGGCGGCAGGAGCGGTAGGTCTAGTACTGCCCGCTGTCTCGGGTGAGCGCTCCGGTTTGTCTGGCGCTGCGGAGGAGTTGCAGCCCTTGAGTTTGACGAGGGCTCCGTTCAGGCTTCTGGCCGTCCTGCTGTTTTTGGCCGCAGTCAGTCTGTTTGTGCTTTACGTCTTCCAGCGGCAGCTGTTTAGTCTTGCCATGGCCATGCTCCGCATTGGACTCTTTGCTTTTGGGGGCGCGTACGGGGCTATTCCTTTGATGCAACACGAACTTGTAGACGTCCATAAGTGGATAACCAGCTCGGTCCTAATGGACGGCATAGCTCTGGGACAGATCACACCCGGACCGGTTCTTGTCACAGCAACATTCGTGGGATACGTGGTGGCCGGGCTTCCGGGAGCGCTAGTCGGTACGGTAGCAATTTTCTTCCCGTCATTTGTAGTTCTGCTGTTGGTTGTTCCGTACTTTGCGCGGGTGCGGAACAGCATGTGGCTGCAAAAGGCCGTTGTCGCCATAGTTTGGTCGTTTGTCGGGCTGATTGCCGCCACTGCGGTCAACCTCGGCCTGCAGGTGAATTGGCGGATCTGGGAGGTAATCCTAGCTGCAGGGTCTTTTGCCGGTCTGTGTCTGCGCTTGGAACCGGCTTGGATCGTGCTAGGGGGAGGAGTGATTTCGCTTGTTATAGGCTTGTTGGTTGGGGGAGTGTAA
- a CDS encoding rhomboid family intramembrane serine protease → MIPLRDTIPSRSVPLVNYFIIFANVVIFFLMLCAGRGAEAWVEHLGVVPSRLVDQPFSEQWLTLLSSQFLHGGWLHLISNMWALFIFGDNVEDRLGSLRYLIFYLLGGVAGGLAHVFSDPASQIPAVGASGAISTVMAAYLALYPRARIITLVPVFFLPWIVAIPAIIFIGLWFASQLLNGFFALAVGALALGGVAYWAHVGGFVFGLVFLPVFLVGRRRRKPFADERLPW, encoded by the coding sequence GTGATTCCCCTTCGCGACACCATACCCTCCCGATCGGTTCCTTTAGTCAATTACTTCATCATCTTTGCAAATGTTGTCATTTTCTTTCTCATGCTGTGCGCTGGACGTGGCGCCGAGGCTTGGGTGGAGCACCTTGGGGTTGTCCCGTCTCGTCTTGTGGATCAACCCTTCTCCGAGCAGTGGCTGACGCTCCTCAGTTCTCAGTTCCTGCACGGGGGCTGGCTGCATTTGATCAGTAACATGTGGGCGCTTTTCATTTTTGGAGACAACGTTGAGGACCGCCTAGGGAGTCTGCGGTATCTGATCTTTTACCTTTTGGGAGGAGTAGCCGGTGGTTTGGCGCATGTGTTTTCGGATCCTGCCTCGCAGATTCCCGCGGTGGGAGCAAGTGGAGCGATCAGCACTGTGATGGCCGCCTATCTTGCTCTGTACCCGCGAGCCAGGATCATAACCCTGGTGCCGGTCTTTTTCTTGCCCTGGATTGTAGCGATTCCTGCCATCATCTTTATTGGTCTATGGTTTGCCTCCCAGCTCTTAAATGGGTTCTTTGCGCTTGCCGTGGGGGCTCTGGCTCTTGGAGGAGTAGCTTACTGGGCGCATGTGGGAGGCTTCGTATTTGGCCTGGTGTTCTTGCCGGTATTCCTTGTTGGTCGTCGCCGACGCAAACCTTTTGCCGATGAGCGCCTACCTTGGTAA
- a CDS encoding ATP-dependent Clp protease proteolytic subunit has product MSDYLNLLWIFLIIISLQPIIRQRMLAAARLRALARLERLRGSRVIALIHRQETMSFLGFPLTRYIDIDDSEAVLRAIKMTDDDVPIDLIVHTPGGLVLAAEQIALALSRHPAKVTVFVPHYAMSGGTFIALAADEIVMDENAVLGPVDPQLGQRPAASVLKVLQQKPLAEIEDETIILADVAEKALKQVRKAVTSLLEPKMGKDKAERVADVLSSGVYTHDYPITADEARELGLPVSTDMPKEVYDIMILYPQTAQRRPSVEYVPTPRFRDTKTD; this is encoded by the coding sequence ATGTCGGATTATCTAAACCTACTGTGGATTTTTCTGATAATCATTTCGCTTCAGCCCATTATCCGTCAGCGCATGTTGGCCGCCGCCAGACTTCGTGCGCTTGCCCGTCTGGAAAGGCTGCGCGGCAGCCGCGTCATCGCACTTATCCACCGTCAAGAGACAATGAGTTTCTTGGGCTTTCCATTGACCCGGTACATCGACATCGATGACTCCGAGGCGGTTCTGCGGGCCATCAAGATGACTGACGACGACGTACCCATAGATCTCATTGTTCACACACCCGGAGGACTGGTGCTGGCAGCTGAGCAGATTGCTCTTGCCTTGAGTCGACATCCAGCCAAAGTGACCGTGTTTGTGCCTCACTACGCCATGTCGGGAGGAACTTTTATAGCTCTGGCGGCGGATGAGATTGTCATGGACGAAAACGCTGTGCTCGGACCCGTTGATCCTCAGCTTGGCCAGCGGCCTGCCGCCTCGGTGCTCAAAGTGCTCCAGCAAAAGCCTCTAGCTGAAATTGAGGATGAGACAATTATCCTTGCTGACGTGGCAGAAAAGGCCCTAAAGCAGGTGAGAAAAGCAGTTACTAGTCTCCTGGAACCCAAGATGGGGAAGGACAAGGCCGAGCGGGTGGCAGATGTTCTTTCCTCCGGCGTTTATACTCACGACTACCCAATAACCGCTGACGAAGCCCGCGAGCTTGGTTTGCCTGTCTCTACCGACATGCCCAAGGAGGTCTACGACATCATGATCCTATATCCCCAGACCGCTCAGCGTCGTCCCTCGGTAGAGTACGTGCCAACGCCTCGCTTTCGGGACACCAAGACTGACTAG
- a CDS encoding zinc ribbon domain-containing protein, which produces MFCTNCGNFIEEGKAFCRYCGTPVYRPPEETEPEAAAPPPGTPPVPPVSPVSSGPQVTTYQGYTEHYAPPLAAAAAAPPKPKGHGGLIAGIVAAAIVVLAGIGVGVYFGFFWEGGDQVAESSSTSVPPTTGPATTEAASTTLGTETTLGTETTLAGGGVTETLPSLTTSTLPPDTLSTVPPITETTTTVTTEDPVEVYLATAGMLAIHLEMCDVRIPQLAETINKTLPNVPYSVTDELSDMLSQLKRLRDDLDLVVVPRPFEEADYWLREAARHMALRIDATIQGVETARAAGRVTAKANAFFDQGRKERDAYRATMPKYYQNLPVE; this is translated from the coding sequence ATGTTCTGCACTAACTGCGGAAACTTCATCGAGGAAGGCAAAGCTTTCTGCCGCTACTGCGGGACACCTGTGTACCGGCCGCCTGAAGAGACAGAACCGGAGGCAGCGGCGCCTCCTCCGGGTACTCCTCCGGTTCCCCCGGTTTCCCCGGTGTCCTCGGGGCCTCAGGTTACTACCTACCAGGGGTATACGGAGCATTACGCGCCGCCGCTGGCTGCGGCAGCGGCGGCGCCCCCCAAGCCCAAGGGACACGGGGGCCTCATAGCGGGCATCGTGGCCGCAGCCATAGTGGTACTGGCGGGAATTGGCGTGGGGGTCTACTTCGGCTTCTTCTGGGAGGGCGGCGACCAAGTTGCTGAGAGCAGCAGCACAAGCGTTCCGCCGACCACAGGCCCAGCTACCACGGAGGCGGCCAGCACTACTCTGGGTACCGAGACCACGCTAGGCACCGAGACCACACTGGCGGGCGGAGGTGTCACGGAGACGCTACCCTCTCTTACCACCTCGACGTTGCCGCCAGACACGCTTAGCACTGTCCCGCCGATCACGGAGACCACCACTACCGTAACGACCGAGGACCCGGTGGAGGTGTATCTGGCTACGGCTGGGATGCTGGCTATTCATCTGGAAATGTGCGACGTCCGGATTCCACAGCTTGCCGAGACCATAAACAAGACTCTTCCCAACGTGCCCTACAGCGTGACAGACGAGCTAAGCGACATGCTAAGTCAACTCAAGCGGCTCCGAGACGACCTTGACCTGGTGGTGGTTCCTCGGCCCTTTGAAGAGGCCGATTATTGGCTGCGGGAGGCGGCAAGGCACATGGCGCTCCGGATAGACGCAACCATCCAAGGTGTAGAAACAGCCCGGGCGGCTGGCAGGGTGACTGCCAAGGCCAATGCCTTCTTCGATCAAGGGCGCAAAGAGCGCGACGCCTACCGTGCCACCATGCCAAAGTACTACCAGAACCTGCCTGTGGAATAG
- a CDS encoding DUF3052 domain-containing protein, with translation MNEDKKAATDKTSSEDSSYERSEEQSTSPAEPSLQAENPLHRRLGLKPGLRGLVVAPPEDDDNPLLPLPEGYVTVSDCAAVVSLQGTFDYVHFFVRDRADLAANLAQLTDRLSPAGTLWISWMGPTSDRRNSLRPADLNDTIIRRMALLHGLVAAKSIALDRQWSATKLVRRRH, from the coding sequence ATGAACGAAGACAAGAAAGCGGCAACTGACAAGACTTCGTCGGAGGACTCCTCCTACGAGCGGAGCGAGGAGCAGTCAACCTCGCCGGCTGAGCCTTCTCTTCAGGCCGAGAATCCGCTTCACAGGAGACTGGGCCTAAAGCCCGGGCTGCGCGGGCTGGTGGTCGCGCCGCCCGAGGACGACGACAATCCCCTTCTTCCCCTTCCTGAGGGCTACGTTACAGTCTCCGACTGTGCCGCGGTTGTTTCCTTACAAGGAACGTTTGATTACGTGCACTTTTTTGTCCGTGACCGCGCCGACTTGGCAGCAAACCTTGCTCAGCTAACAGACAGGTTAAGCCCGGCGGGGACCCTGTGGATTTCTTGGATGGGGCCAACCTCCGACCGGCGCAACAGCTTGCGGCCGGCTGATCTAAACGACACCATCATCCGCCGCATGGCGCTCCTACACGGACTAGTCGCGGCGAAGTCGATAGCCCTCGACCGGCAGTGGTCAGCCACCAAGCTGGTCCGCCGGCGCCACTAG
- a CDS encoding radical SAM protein: MKTGEAFKIGLRSLWNRTIGWPVCVSFEVTHSCVAHCLHCDKGGIKQEGAVMSPADYERYSRMLKPGVCQISGGEPLLRPDLEEIVRAVKRPSGLPLVVCVTNSWLLTEERYLSLKEAGVSLFSISLDFPDERHDEFRRIPGLFAKMSELIPYLCRTYGRKDVVLNTALTRANFAEIPALVAKAEEWGTQISFSAYSVLRTGDESLCITSSEDLALLRSHIEWAKEHKRRSDVILNSSWILEQTYQFFAQGGRKGCQAARRFIVVRPDGLLNACSMFPDLKFRSRREAVRGFASTRRKCDQCYVSIRASTERPLIRLIQDNLGLALHSPSVTSLGGGSSLGGGSR, from the coding sequence ATGAAGACAGGCGAGGCGTTTAAGATCGGGCTTCGGTCCTTGTGGAATCGGACGATTGGCTGGCCGGTGTGCGTGTCGTTTGAGGTCACTCATTCGTGCGTAGCGCACTGCCTTCACTGCGACAAGGGAGGCATAAAGCAAGAAGGCGCCGTTATGAGTCCGGCGGACTACGAGCGCTACTCAAGGATGCTAAAGCCCGGAGTGTGCCAGATCTCCGGTGGAGAGCCTCTCCTCAGGCCGGATCTGGAAGAGATTGTACGCGCGGTTAAGCGGCCCAGCGGGCTCCCCCTGGTAGTGTGCGTGACCAATTCGTGGCTTCTGACCGAGGAGCGCTACTTGTCTCTAAAGGAGGCTGGGGTCTCGCTTTTTTCCATTTCGCTCGATTTTCCCGATGAGCGTCACGACGAGTTTCGGCGCATTCCAGGGCTTTTTGCCAAGATGAGCGAGCTCATCCCCTATCTCTGCCGCACATATGGGCGCAAAGATGTTGTACTGAATACTGCTCTTACCCGGGCTAATTTTGCCGAGATTCCCGCCCTTGTCGCAAAAGCAGAAGAGTGGGGGACTCAGATCTCCTTTAGCGCCTATAGCGTTCTTCGCACTGGTGATGAGAGCCTGTGTATAACGAGCTCCGAAGATCTCGCTCTGCTTCGCTCCCACATCGAATGGGCTAAGGAGCACAAGCGTCGCTCGGACGTGATTCTTAACTCAAGCTGGATATTGGAGCAAACCTATCAGTTCTTTGCTCAAGGAGGCCGCAAGGGTTGCCAGGCGGCAAGAAGGTTTATTGTGGTTCGGCCCGACGGACTACTTAACGCTTGTTCGATGTTTCCTGATCTAAAGTTTCGCTCGCGGAGGGAGGCGGTAAGAGGCTTTGCTTCCACCCGCAGAAAATGTGATCAATGTTATGTGTCCATCAGGGCAAGTACCGAGAGGCCGCTTATACGCCTGATTCAGGACAACCTGGGGCTTGCTCTACACAGTCCCAGTGTGACTAGCCTTGGAGGGGGCTCCAGTCTTGGAGGGGGCTCCAGATAG
- a CDS encoding undecaprenyl/decaprenyl-phosphate alpha-N-acetylglucosaminyl 1-phosphate transferase — MDFLTSFFHRLGIAAPGRLGWVTVVVTFVIAVLAAWWFTPRVRLFALRVGWADEPNPRRLNREPLPNAGGLAIFASVIVALVMATLLRRIVIQDVQVQILAILLGASFLIMAGFIDDQFELPPVFRLIVQLMAALLLVGVGIRIEIAWGGSFAIVISTVVTVIWIMAITNAINLLDGVDGLAGGVSFITAMSLLAVSAQDQAKAAATLLLAAVAGAALGFLRHNFPPSRIIMGDSGAYFFGFVLSASSILGSLKVTTLFSLFPTVFYLLLFFALPLIDTIQVIFRRLLKRKNPLSSPGKDHLHHGLLARGLSQTRTTLILWGVTLVANMVAMAVQGMSVAVILTTALGIIVFLTVIVWMRRRALRRALALRVPSSGISPEQTPPPASHGDTPPTNKND, encoded by the coding sequence CTGGATTTCCTAACTAGCTTTTTCCACCGGCTGGGAATTGCCGCTCCCGGGCGCCTGGGTTGGGTGACGGTAGTTGTAACCTTCGTGATCGCCGTCTTGGCAGCCTGGTGGTTCACACCGCGCGTACGCCTGTTTGCGCTAAGAGTAGGCTGGGCAGATGAGCCCAACCCCCGGCGCTTAAACCGCGAACCGCTCCCCAACGCCGGGGGGCTGGCCATCTTCGCGTCAGTTATCGTCGCCCTGGTCATGGCCACTCTGCTTCGGCGCATAGTGATTCAGGACGTACAGGTACAGATCCTAGCCATCTTGCTCGGAGCCTCTTTTCTCATCATGGCCGGTTTTATCGACGACCAATTTGAGCTTCCCCCGGTCTTTCGCCTCATCGTGCAGCTTATGGCCGCTCTTCTCTTGGTAGGAGTGGGAATTCGCATCGAGATCGCCTGGGGAGGCAGCTTCGCGATTGTCATATCTACGGTGGTCACAGTCATATGGATCATGGCCATTACAAACGCCATCAACCTACTTGACGGTGTAGATGGGTTAGCAGGAGGGGTAAGTTTCATCACCGCCATGAGCCTACTGGCCGTATCTGCCCAGGACCAAGCTAAGGCCGCAGCCACGCTGCTTCTGGCCGCAGTGGCGGGCGCCGCACTCGGTTTCTTGCGTCATAACTTCCCTCCCTCTCGCATTATCATGGGGGACAGCGGGGCATACTTCTTTGGCTTTGTCCTCTCCGCCTCTAGCATTCTGGGAAGCTTAAAGGTAACCACTCTGTTTAGCCTCTTCCCCACTGTTTTCTATCTTCTTTTGTTCTTCGCCTTGCCCCTGATTGACACAATACAGGTGATTTTCCGTCGGCTGCTTAAACGCAAGAACCCTCTGTCCAGTCCCGGGAAGGACCACCTTCACCATGGTTTGCTTGCTCGCGGCCTCTCGCAAACCCGCACTACCCTTATCCTGTGGGGAGTAACACTGGTTGCCAACATGGTGGCGATGGCAGTCCAGGGAATGTCGGTGGCGGTAATACTAACCACAGCCCTGGGCATTATTGTGTTTCTCACCGTAATCGTGTGGATGCGGCGCCGTGCGCTTAGACGAGCGCTTGCTCTTCGCGTGCCGAGCTCCGGAATTAGCCCCGAGCAAACGCCGCCACCCGCCAGCCATGGAGACACCCCACCCACCAACAAGAACGACTGA